From the Bos taurus isolate L1 Dominette 01449 registration number 42190680 breed Hereford chromosome 20, ARS-UCD2.0, whole genome shotgun sequence genome, one window contains:
- the SUB1 gene encoding activated RNA polymerase II transcriptional coactivator p15 produces MPKSKELVSSSSSGSDSDSEVDKKLKRKKQVAPEKPVKKQKTGETSRALSSSKQSSSSRDDNMFQIGKMRYVSVRDFKGKVLIDIREYWMDAEGEMKPGRKGISLNPEQWSQLKEQISDIDDAVRKL; encoded by the exons atgCCTAAGTCAAAGGAACTTGTTTCTTCAAGCTCTTCTGGTAGCGATTCTGACAGTGAAGTTGACAAAAAG ctAAAGAGGAAAAAGCAAGTTGCTCCAGAAAAACCTGTAAAGAAGCAAAAAACTGGTGAAACTTCCAGAGCGCTGTCATCCTCcaagcagagcagcagcagcagagatgataACATGTTTCAG aTTGGGAAAATGAGGTATGTTAGTGTTCGGGACTTCAAAGGGAAAGTCTTAATTGATATCAGAGAATATTGGATGGATGCCGAAGGTGAAATGAAACCAGGAAGAAAAG gtATATCTTTAAATCCTGAACAATGGAGCCAGCTGAAGGAACAGATTTCTGACATTGATGATGCAGTAAGAAAACTGTAA